In Candidatus Binatia bacterium, the genomic stretch GGGAAGATCGCCGCCGTGATCGAGCACATCGAAGACCGTGGCATCGAGGACTACCTCCTTGAGAGGAGCCCACGCTTCCGCAAGATGCTGGACAGGGTCAAGCGGCGGCGGAGCTCCATGTCTTTAGCCGACTACCGCAAGTCCCGCGGAGTCTGATCCATTTCGCCTGCCGAACGACTTGACGATGAGCCGCGCGCCTCTTCTGGCGCGTCGGTCTCGATCGCCTTGGTTAGGGTCTGCGCCGCCGCTGTGAAAGGAGCCGGTCGTAGTCGGCGTGCGAGCCAATCCAGTACCACACGATTTCGTCTTCGGCTCGGACTCCGACTGCACGATAGCCACCGGCCATGCGCACGGACCAGATTGGCTCCGACGGGTGCACCTTCTTGAAGTGCAGCGTGGGGTGATGCGGGTTCTGCTTGAAGAGCCGGTATGCACGGCGGGCTTGGCGTTTTATGTCTGGTTCAAGGTCCCCAAAGGAGCT encodes the following:
- a CDS encoding type II toxin-antitoxin system prevent-host-death family antitoxin: MKIAPMGEVRNNFARYLAAAEEEPVFVTKNGKIAAVIEHIEDRGIEDYLLERSPRFRKMLDRVKRRRSSMSLADYRKSRGV